In Pecten maximus chromosome 10, xPecMax1.1, whole genome shotgun sequence, one genomic interval encodes:
- the LOC117336464 gene encoding protein lifeguard 1-like encodes MSETTPHPDEPPPSYESVIQTPGVPYVPGSEPKDNYNIPPYGGYPVPQQTVPTAPDASRPYPTQPYPTQPYHTQPMGQYPPGYPQPGYGNPAAGAYPVQGQQPYNMPNYPPPGQVQAPATFTTNTSLGINSQNNLRKKRALLCTTVMIAVFIAIIIFIMQISL; translated from the exons ATGTCCGAGACAA CTCCCCATCCAGATGAACCTCCACCATCGTATGAGTCTGTGATCCAAACCCCAGGAGTGCCATATGTCCCTGGATCTGAGCCAAAGGACAACTACAATATACCTCCCTATGGGGGATACCCTGTGCCACAACAAACAGTTCCAACTGCTCCTGATGCCTCACGGCCATACCCCACACAACCATACCCTacacaaccatatcacacaCAACCAATGGGTCAGTACCCTCCAGGGTATCCTCAGCCAGGATATGGTAATCCTGCTGCTGGGGCATATCCTGTACAAGGCCAGCAGCCCTATAATATGCCCAATTATCCACCTCCAGGACAAGTTCAGGCACCTGCAACTTTCACCACAAACACAAGCTTAGgg ATAAATTCCCAGAACAATTTACGGAAGAAAAGAGCCCTTTTATGCACCACTGTGATGATAGCAGTTTTTATTGCAatcatcattttcattatgCAAATCAGCTTGTAG
- the LOC117336451 gene encoding neuronal acetylcholine receptor subunit alpha-7-like, translating to MTLMSKSVNVVNVIVLTLLAVTSLVRGSTLSDVTKLQTDLLIGYNKYLRPAEDTYQPVYVNITFFLVGIRDFDEVTGKFAVTSFMSVTWTDSRMTWNPTAYNHTYYLPFFGNQVWKPNIILVNPFNSVSKVGEDFMEIRYMFNGAAYWSPGDVMSSACDIDVTYYPFDTQKCILRIMPWGSPSSEMVFLATTEKADLAFYASHGTWDLLAARTESVISGGLSYYNVEITMKRRPLFFVVNIVLPILFMAFLNSLVFILPVESGERVSYAITVLLAIAVFLTLVGDNLPKTSQPMSILCYFLLSDLIMSSVVSIVTILGLRIYYIDDRPVPMWLCRVVVCLSCGSNRKRNSTERVTPSPDTLSSPHLRFDDVEEKKPPPSRKIVTGRRQITTVMNVKARNTDISIFDEKPEVHPLPVEEQPHVTWRHVNHALDKITFVSCMIWMVVMCLAFFITVSNA from the coding sequence ATGACTCTCATGTCAAAGAGTGTTAATGTTGTTAATGTCATAGTGCTGACGTTGCTGGCCGTGACGTCATTAGTTCGGGGGTCGACTCTGTCCGACGTGACAAAGCTACAGACGGATCTGCTAATAGGCTATAATAAGTATTTACGGCCTGCCGAGGACACTTATCAACCAGTCTATGTCAACATCACATTTTTTCTCGTTGGAATAAGAGATTTCGATGAAGTGACTGGTAAATTTGCCGTGACTTCTTTTATGTCTGTCACGTGGACCGACAGTCGTATGACATGGAACCCCACAGCCTACAACCACACATATTATCTTCCCTTTTTTGGGAATCAAGTTTGGAAACCAAATATCATCCTGGTTAACCCATTTAATTCCGTAAGTAAAGTTGGTGAGGATTTCATGGAGATCCGATACATGTTCAATGGTGCTGCTTACTGGTCACCTGGTGATGTGATGAGTAGCGCGTGCGACATTGACGTGACGTATTACCCTTTTGACacacagaaatgtattttgCGTATAATGCCATGGGGATCCCCAAGCTCGGAAATGGTGTTTCTCGCTACTACTGAAAAGGCTGATCTCGCGTTCTATGCTTCCCATGGTACCTGGGATTTGTTAGCAGCTAGAACTGAATCCGTGATCTCGGGTGGGTTGTCTTATTACAACGTGGAAATAACAATGAAAAGACGACCTTTGTTTTTCGTCGTAAACATCGTTTTGCCTATTCTGTTCATGGCCTTTTTGAATTCCCTTGTCTTCATTTTACCAGTCGAAAGTGGCGAGCGCGTATCTTATGCCATCACAGTTTTGCTTGCAATAGCAGTTTTCTTGACGTTAGTCGGGGATAACTTGCCAAAGACGTCTCAGCCAATGTCAATCTTATGCTACTTCCTCTTGAGTGATCTTATAATGAGTTCGGTCGTGTCTATTGTTACCATTCTAGGATTACGGATCTACTATATCGACGATCGACCTGTTCCAATGTGGCTTTGTCGCGTGGTCGTCTGCCTCAGCTGCGGATCTAACCGAAAACGAAATTCGACGGAACGTGTCACACCGTCCCCAGATACATTGTCCTCTCCTCACCTCAGGTTTGATGACGTAGAGGAAAAGAAACCTCCTCCAAGCAGGAAAATTGTCACTGGGAGGCGACAGATTACTACAGTAATGAACGTGAAGGCTCGGAACACAGATATAAGTATATTTGATGAAAAACCGGAAGTACATCCATTACCAGTCGAAGAGCAACCTCACGTGACATGGAGACACGTAAATCACGCCCTCGACAAAATCACATTTGTGTCTTGTATGATCTGGATGGTTGTAATGTGTCTTGCTTTTTTCATTACAGTTTCAAATGCATGA